DNA from Alphaproteobacteria bacterium:
AACATATTGGCTCATAGGCTTGTAATTAGAAACTTCAATGTTTTTTATTCCTCGTCCTTCAATTTCTTTTACAACTTTTTCTTTTTGAGAACCTCCTCCAATTAATTGAAATACTATGCTCTTTTCTGATTGTAATGAATCTGCTATATCTAATATTTTTGAGAAGTCGTAAGCTAGCCCCCAGTTTCCAGAGTACATAACTGTAAAATTTTTCTTTTCAATATTCATTGGTTTAACAATTCTATCCGCCCAGTTATAAATCACATGAATATTTTCTCTTTTAATATTGTAATTATTTGCAAAGTGATTCTTCATATCTCTTCCTATTACAACAAACTCATCAACGAACTTTAATAAAAATTTATTTAGAGAGAATAAGAACTTCTTGTTAAATATTTTTATATTAAAAACTTCAAATAATTCAGGGTAAATATCCATGCCCCAATGAATAACTTTAATACCTTTTAATTTTAGTATTGGAGCTAGAAGTAATATAAAAGGAGGGTCTGTCATTATTACTGCTTGTTTATATTTCTTATTTGAAATGAACAGTGTTTTAAAAAATAAATATGCTAGAGATTTTAATCTAGACATAGGTTTAGAATCGTGCATTACTTCTATGTCTTGCCCAAGAAGCTCGAGCTCCTCTTTCATCTCTATTAAAATTCTACCAGTTGCTCCATTTAGCGGGGGAAAGACTCTATTTATGAATAAAGTTTTTTTATTCACTTGAGTTCTCCAAAGTAGTAGCCAAGTTAACACCATCAACAGTTGCTAGTTTTTCTAGAGATAATAGTATATCCCACTCTAGGCTCATGTTTTTGTTAGTAACTTCAAGTTGCTCTATTTTTAAAGACTTTTTAGGAG
Protein-coding regions in this window:
- a CDS encoding glycosyltransferase family 4 protein produces the protein MNKKTLFINRVFPPLNGATGRILIEMKEELELLGQDIEVMHDSKPMSRLKSLAYLFFKTLFISNKKYKQAVIMTDPPFILLLAPILKLKGIKVIHWGMDIYPELFEVFNIKIFNKKFLFSLNKFLLKFVDEFVVIGRDMKNHFANNYNIKRENIHVIYNWADRIVKPMNIEKKNFTVMYSGNWGLAYDFSKILDIADSLQSEKSIVFQLIGGGSQKEKVVKEIEGRGIKNIEVSNYKPMSQYVESINSADIHLVSVNPKTKGLMVPCKTYSCLAAGIPCLFCGDQESEIAQLINEYDCGMASDDIKIISKEIISLYKDSELRKAKGDNALIINQKYGLEKAAKKFNKVLNNVQ